Genomic window (Cystobacter fuscus DSM 2262):
GAAGGTATGTCCCACTCCCTTCGCGCCGCGCTCTTCGATCTGGACGGAACCCTGGTGGACTCGCTGCACGACATTGGCGCGGCGATGAACCATGCCCTGAGCACCCACGGCCTGCCCCCCCATCCGCTGCCGGCCTACCGGCACTTCGTGGGTGAGGGGGCCCAGGTGCTGGTGGCCCGGGCCGTCCCCGAGGCACACGCGCACGCGCGGGAGGCCGTGCTCGCCACCTACCGCGCCTTCTACGCCGAGCACATGTTGGATGAGACCCGGCCGTTCCCAGGCATCCTCCCCCTGCTCGAGTGCCTGGTGGGCGAGGGCGTGAAGCTGGCGGTGCTCAGCAACAAGCCCGACGCGGCCACCCGCCGGCTGGTGACGGAGCTCCTGCCCGGTGTGCGCTTCGCGGCCGTCTATGGTGAGCGCGCCGGGGTGCCCCGCAAGCCGGACCCCACGGCCGCGCTCGGCGTGGCGGCGGAGCTGGGCGTGGACCCGAGCGGGTGCGCCTTCATCGGCGACACGTCCGTGGACATGGACACCGCCCGGGCCGCGGGCATGTACGGCGTGGGCGTGACATGGGGCTTCCGCGACGAGGAGGAACTGCGGACCCACCAGGCCCGGGTGATCGCCCGCTCGGTGGAGGAACTGCTCCAGCACCTGCTGGCCCTGCCTCGCGCCCTTGCTTCCTGAGGGAGCGCGCCCGGGAATGTCTGTTCGGTAGGAGAACAGCCAGGACGGTGGACGTTTCCGCTGCACGGCGGGCCGGTTAACATGCCTCATCCACGCCGCTGAGAGCCGGGACGTGTGTGGGGGGCACCGCCATTCCGACGCAATCACAGCGCCTCGAGCATTTCCGTGTGGAAGGTTCGAGAGGATTCGCCGAAACGCTCGCGCTGGCGGTCGTGCATCTCGCGTCTTCCTGGCTCGGGATGACCCAGGCATCGCTCGTGGGCATCACCCACCCGGTGTGGCCTTCCCTGGGCGTGGCCCTCGCGGGCTTGTTTCTGTTGGGCCGCTCACGCTGGCCCGCCGTCTTCCTGGGCTCGCTGGGCGTCCAGCTGCTCGCGGGCTCCGCCTCCCCCGGCCTGGCGCTGATGCTTGCGGCGGGTCACACCCTGGAGGCGGTGCTGGGGGTGTGGCTGCTGCGGCACCTCGGCTTCTCCGCCAGGCAGGCACGTCTCCAGGACGTGGGCGTGCTCGCCTGCGCCGCGACGGCGGGCACCCTGGTGGGCCTCCCGTCGGGCGTGCTGTCGCTCGCATCCCGGACGTCCCTCTCCTGGGAAGCCGTGGGAGGGCTCGTCTGGCGGGGTTGGATGGAGAGCCTGCTGGGGATGTTGGGGGCCGGGGTGGCCTTGATGCTGCTCGCGCGGCGCAAGCCGGAGACGCTCTGGCGCGAGGGTCTGGCGCTCATGGGGCTGTTGCTGGGCGTGTGTCTGTGGTCCTTCAGCGTGGGCCTGCGGGGCTCCTCGCTCGTCTACGCGCAGGTGCTCGTGCTCTTTCCGCTCGGGGTGTGGGCGGCCCTGCGCTTCGGCTCACCGGGGGCGGCGCTCAGCCTGGTGCTGCTCGTGGCGGTGTCCATGGGCAACGCGCTCGTGGCCTCGGATGTTTTCGTGTCGGCGGAGGGGGCGCGCGTGGCGGGCCTGCTCGGGTTCAAGCTCTTGCTGGCGCTCGCCACCGGCGTCGGGCTGTTGTGGAGGGAGGTGCGCCGCGAACAGGGCGCGGCCAGGACGCAACTGGAGGCGTTGACCACCGCCGTGCGCAACGTGCGCGAGGGAGTGGTCATCTGCGAGAAGCGCCCGGGAGAGGGGCCCCGGATCATCTTCCTCAACCCCTTCTTCCAGGAGATGTGCGGTTGGACGCAGGAGGAACTGGCGGGCCGCTCCCCGTGGGAGCTCTGCGCGGCGGCGCAGGACATCCAGCAGCGGGTGGAAGACACCTTGCGTGAGGAGGGTGACTTTCGTGGTGAAGTGGTGCTGATGCACAAGGACGGCTCACGGCTGTTCAGCCAGATGCACCTGTCGCGCATCCCGAGCGGGGGCGGACAGGTCTCGTACGTCGTGGGCACCCACCATGATCTCACCGCGCAACGGCAGTTGCAGGAGAAGCTCGTCTCCGCGGGGCGGATCGCCGCGGTCGGCACCCTGGCGGCGGGTGTGGGCCATGAAATCAACAACCCACTGGCTTACCTTCTATTGAACCTGGAAGGCGTGGCGCGCAGCCTGCGGCAGGGGCCCGAGCACCTCGCCGAGGCACGCACCCGACTGGACTCCGTGCGCGAGGGCGCCGAGCGCATTCGCGTCATCGTGAGGGACCTGAAGGTCTTCAGTCGGCAGGAAGGAGAGGAGCGGGAAATGTTGGACGTCAACGCGGTAGTGGTTCCCGCGATGCGCATGGCGGCTCACGCGGTGCGAGCCCGGGCCCGGTTGGTGGAAGACTTCGGCTCACCTCCTCCGGTGCTCGGCTGCGAGGCCCGGCTCGGGCAGGTGCTGCTCAACCTGCTCGTCAACGCGCTGCAGGCCATCCCCGAGGGCAATCCCGAGCGGCACGAGGTGCGCGTGCGCACGGGGGGTGACGGCCTCGGCCGCGCCCTGGTGGAGGTGTCCGATACGGGCTGTGGGATGTCTCCCAGCGTGCTCTCGCGCATCTTCGAGCCGTTCTTCACCACCAAGCCCTCCGGCGAGGGCACGGGCCTGGGGCTCGCCATCTGTCAGCAGATCGTCCAGTCCCATGGCGGCGAGCTGCGGGTGCGCAGCGAGCTGGGCAAGGGCAGTGTCTTCACGCTCGTGCTGCCCGCCGCGACGCAGACGTCCGCCACGCCCTCCGAGCCCGAGCCGGCTGGTGCCGTGGCCGAGTCCGCTCCGCGCCGACGCATCCTCATCATCGACGACGAGCCCCGCCTGGCCCAATCCATGCGCATGCTCATCGAGCCCTCGCACGACGTGGTCATCACCACTCGCGGCGCCGAGGCCCTGGCGTGGGTGAGCGCGGGGCAGCGCTTCGATCTGGTGTTGTGTGACTTGCAGATGCCGGGGACGACCGGGATGGACGTCTACTCGCACCTGCGCGCGCACGCGCCGGAGCTGCTCGAGCGGCTCGTCTTCATCTCCGGCGGGGCCTACACCCAGGCCATGCGCGACTTCGTGCGCACGGTGCGCAACCGCGTCCTGGAGAAGCCCGTGCGGCCCAACGAGTTGCTGGCCACCATCGACGAGGCGCTCGCCACCTCGTCCGCGGCCTAGCGCGGCTCAGCTCACACGCGCAGCCACTTGCGCGCCGTGGGTCCGAAGAAGCGCATCACCCCGGACACGGCGAAGAAGCGCGCCGAGCGGCCGATGAGCGCCGCGAGGAAGAAGCGCTCCAACGGCACGCTCACCATGCCGCTGCCGATGGCGACGATCTTGAAGGGCGTGGGCAGCACCGAGCACAAAAGCGCCAACACCCAGAAGTTCTGGCCGAGCAGCTCGCCCACGGTGGCGTTGATGCCGAAGCGCTCGATGCGCGCATCCAGGTTGATGTTCAGGGCGCTCAGGGCGCCCTGGTGCACGAGCACCCCCAGGTAGTAGCCGATGAAGCCCCCGAGGAGGCTCGCCACGGTGCCGAGCAGCGCGTAGCGCACCCACTTGCGCGGCTGGGCGAGCACCATGGGCACGAGCAGCGCGAAGGGCGGAATGGGAAACACCGAGGCGTCCACGACGGACACCAACATCATGGCGCCCAGGGCATGGGGGGTGGACGAGAGGGACTCCACGCGCAGGTAGAGTCGGCGGTACCAGGAGGGTTTCTCGGAAGGGGCGGCCACGGGAGCGGGTTCGGTCATCGAGGGCGCGCACGCTAGCGGAAAGTGGACGCGTTATCAGCCTTCCGTCCCCCGGAAGACGCCCGCCTGCCGGCTGGCGACACCCCCTCATTCACCCGGGCCCGGGGACCGGGCTACGGTGCGCCCCCATGACGACGGCCCTCGAACGCATCGAGCGAACCACCCAGGCTCTCAAGGTCTTTCCGCTGCCTTCCGCGGTCCTCCTGCCGCACGCCGTTCTGCCCCTGCACA
Coding sequences:
- a CDS encoding YqaA family protein; amino-acid sequence: MTEPAPVAAPSEKPSWYRRLYLRVESLSSTPHALGAMMLVSVVDASVFPIPPFALLVPMVLAQPRKWVRYALLGTVASLLGGFIGYYLGVLVHQGALSALNINLDARIERFGINATVGELLGQNFWVLALLCSVLPTPFKIVAIGSGMVSVPLERFFLAALIGRSARFFAVSGVMRFFGPTARKWLRV
- a CDS encoding HAD family hydrolase; the encoded protein is MSHSLRAALFDLDGTLVDSLHDIGAAMNHALSTHGLPPHPLPAYRHFVGEGAQVLVARAVPEAHAHAREAVLATYRAFYAEHMLDETRPFPGILPLLECLVGEGVKLAVLSNKPDAATRRLVTELLPGVRFAAVYGERAGVPRKPDPTAALGVAAELGVDPSGCAFIGDTSVDMDTARAAGMYGVGVTWGFRDEEELRTHQARVIARSVEELLQHLLALPRALAS
- a CDS encoding ATP-binding protein; the protein is MHLASSWLGMTQASLVGITHPVWPSLGVALAGLFLLGRSRWPAVFLGSLGVQLLAGSASPGLALMLAAGHTLEAVLGVWLLRHLGFSARQARLQDVGVLACAATAGTLVGLPSGVLSLASRTSLSWEAVGGLVWRGWMESLLGMLGAGVALMLLARRKPETLWREGLALMGLLLGVCLWSFSVGLRGSSLVYAQVLVLFPLGVWAALRFGSPGAALSLVLLVAVSMGNALVASDVFVSAEGARVAGLLGFKLLLALATGVGLLWREVRREQGAARTQLEALTTAVRNVREGVVICEKRPGEGPRIIFLNPFFQEMCGWTQEELAGRSPWELCAAAQDIQQRVEDTLREEGDFRGEVVLMHKDGSRLFSQMHLSRIPSGGGQVSYVVGTHHDLTAQRQLQEKLVSAGRIAAVGTLAAGVGHEINNPLAYLLLNLEGVARSLRQGPEHLAEARTRLDSVREGAERIRVIVRDLKVFSRQEGEEREMLDVNAVVVPAMRMAAHAVRARARLVEDFGSPPPVLGCEARLGQVLLNLLVNALQAIPEGNPERHEVRVRTGGDGLGRALVEVSDTGCGMSPSVLSRIFEPFFTTKPSGEGTGLGLAICQQIVQSHGGELRVRSELGKGSVFTLVLPAATQTSATPSEPEPAGAVAESAPRRRILIIDDEPRLAQSMRMLIEPSHDVVITTRGAEALAWVSAGQRFDLVLCDLQMPGTTGMDVYSHLRAHAPELLERLVFISGGAYTQAMRDFVRTVRNRVLEKPVRPNELLATIDEALATSSAA